The following are from one region of the Pelagibius sp. CAU 1746 genome:
- a CDS encoding PAS domain-containing protein → MIRPGDAGRIPEPQLRDLYLYWIGKKDGRAWPAGGDIDTAELGPLLPYVMLVDVLQDGRRFRFRLVGADVAIGVDPTGKLQHEELPEGIYRDHITALFRRGAAGPGALYSRSAYGYTEIEGPRGISRLFMPLASDGRTVDMMLVGQTAERSLSQGQSAWKANPPTITEEIEFRLL, encoded by the coding sequence ATGATCCGCCCTGGCGACGCCGGCAGGATTCCCGAACCGCAGCTGCGCGACCTCTATCTCTATTGGATCGGGAAGAAGGATGGCCGGGCTTGGCCGGCGGGCGGCGACATCGACACCGCCGAACTCGGCCCGCTGCTGCCTTACGTGATGCTGGTCGACGTGCTGCAGGACGGGCGCCGCTTCCGCTTCCGCCTGGTCGGCGCCGACGTCGCCATCGGCGTCGACCCGACCGGCAAGCTGCAGCACGAGGAACTGCCCGAAGGGATCTACCGCGACCACATCACCGCCCTCTTCAGGCGCGGCGCGGCCGGTCCCGGGGCGCTCTACAGCCGCAGCGCCTACGGCTATACGGAGATCGAGGGGCCGCGCGGCATCAGCCGCCTCTTCATGCCGCTGGCCAGCGACGGGCGGACCGTCGACATGATGCTGGTCGGCCAGACCGCCGAGCGCAGCCTCAGCCAGGGCCAGTCGGCCTGGAAGGCCAACCCGCCGACCATCACCGAAGAGATCGAGTTCCGCCTGTTGTGA
- a CDS encoding helix-turn-helix domain-containing protein, producing the protein MTPFGEKLRAIRAARGLALKDMAAGLQVSPAYLSAMEHGRRGKPSRRFVHRVCQFLGIIWDEAEELQQLADLSHPRVVVDTAGLSAKATLLANLLAERVSAMDETSLERLLEQVDPAGNWRGALAKTGGEGGED; encoded by the coding sequence ATGACTCCTTTTGGGGAAAAGCTGCGCGCCATCCGCGCCGCCCGCGGCCTGGCGCTGAAGGACATGGCCGCCGGCCTGCAGGTCTCGCCGGCCTATCTCTCGGCCATGGAGCACGGCCGCCGCGGCAAGCCGAGCCGCCGCTTCGTGCACCGGGTCTGCCAGTTTCTCGGCATCATCTGGGACGAGGCGGAGGAACTGCAGCAGCTCGCCGACCTGTCGCATCCGCGCGTGGTGGTGGACACCGCGGGCCTCAGCGCCAAGGCGACCCTGCTGGCCAACCTGCTGGCCGAACGCGTCTCGGCGATGGACGAGACTTCGCTGGAGCGGCTGCTGGAGCAGGTCGATCCGGCCGGCAACTGGCGCGGGGCGCTGGCGAAAACCGGCGGCGAAGGCGGGGAGGACTGA
- a CDS encoding GFA family protein, producing MPHLKGSCHCGAVTFSVFSRAAVPYMRCYCSICRKTAGGGGYAINLSGVYATLKVEGEEHVSVYQARGAGGAGPDEPSPARRHFCKHCGSALYAYDPRWPELVHPFASAIDTPLPAAPESVFIMLDSKPGWVKLPPEAKSANRYAEYPEESLAEWHQAHGLYDQSEPGDQ from the coding sequence ATGCCGCACCTGAAAGGGTCCTGTCACTGCGGCGCCGTCACGTTCTCCGTGTTTTCACGCGCCGCGGTGCCCTACATGCGCTGCTACTGCTCGATCTGCCGCAAGACGGCGGGCGGGGGCGGCTATGCCATCAATCTGTCGGGCGTCTACGCGACCCTGAAGGTCGAGGGCGAGGAACACGTCAGCGTCTACCAGGCGCGCGGCGCCGGCGGGGCCGGACCGGACGAGCCCAGTCCGGCGCGCCGCCACTTCTGCAAGCACTGCGGCTCGGCGCTCTATGCCTACGATCCGCGCTGGCCGGAGCTGGTGCACCCCTTCGCCTCGGCCATCGACACGCCCCTGCCCGCGGCGCCGGAGAGTGTCTTCATCATGCTGGATTCCAAGCCGGGCTGGGTGAAGCTGCCGCCCGAGGCCAAGAGCGCCAACCGTTACGCCGAATACCCCGAAGAATCCCTGGCCGAGTGGCACCAGGCCCACGGCCTCTATGACCAGTCCGAGCCCGGTGACCAATAA
- a CDS encoding Smr/MutS family protein: MSGKRKGPPLSSEDRRLWRHVAGQIKPLTGRDRLHSRAVELLQDAAAPAAESPAGKPKRRAAATAPQPPAPAALSSRPRPQQDLTHGSRADIDRRKAERLSRGKLPIEATLDLHGLRQAEAHRRLERFLAESQAAGKRCVLIVTGKGLHKEEGGVLRANVPRWLNEAPNRAKVLSFDYAQQKHGGTGALYVLLRRRR; the protein is encoded by the coding sequence ATGAGCGGCAAGCGCAAAGGGCCTCCCCTTTCGTCCGAGGATCGGCGCCTCTGGCGGCATGTGGCGGGGCAGATCAAGCCGCTCACCGGGCGCGACCGGCTCCATTCGCGTGCCGTCGAGCTGCTGCAGGACGCGGCGGCGCCGGCCGCGGAATCCCCGGCCGGCAAGCCCAAGCGCCGCGCCGCGGCGACCGCGCCGCAGCCTCCCGCGCCGGCCGCGCTCTCGTCCCGGCCCCGCCCGCAGCAGGATCTGACCCACGGCAGCCGCGCCGATATCGACCGCCGCAAGGCCGAACGCCTCAGCCGCGGCAAGCTGCCCATCGAGGCGACCCTAGATCTGCACGGGCTGCGTCAGGCCGAGGCGCACCGCCGCCTGGAGCGCTTCCTGGCCGAGAGCCAGGCCGCCGGCAAGCGCTGCGTCCTCATCGTCACCGGCAAGGGCCTGCACAAGGAGGAGGGCGGCGTGCTGCGCGCCAACGTGCCGCGCTGGCTGAACGAGGCGCCCAACCGGGCGAAGGTTCTGTCCTTCGACTATGCCCAGCAGAAGCACGGCGGCACCGGCGCCCTCTACGTGTTGCTGCGCCGCCGCCGCTGA
- a CDS encoding lactate utilization protein, translating into MSGSKQQILAAVRRSLRRERPDEATRAELEQRLAAPRPNLVPQRAQVSHAEQLDLLEKMLNEVSATVVRLDDEAEVPRAVADYLKNENLPSQVRMAPRDDLRKLPWDGQPLLEIAEGIATAEDATSVTGAFAGIAETGTLMMASGPEAPITLNFLPENHIVVLRASQVTGTYEEAWVRLRERAGPGEMPRAVNMITGPSRSGDIEQTILLGAHGPRRLHVLLVDDRDAAAG; encoded by the coding sequence ATGAGCGGTTCCAAGCAGCAGATCCTGGCGGCGGTGCGCCGTTCCCTGCGCCGCGAACGGCCGGACGAGGCGACGCGCGCCGAGTTGGAGCAGCGCCTCGCCGCGCCGCGGCCCAACCTGGTGCCGCAGCGTGCCCAGGTTTCCCACGCCGAGCAACTCGACCTGCTCGAGAAGATGTTGAACGAGGTCTCGGCGACAGTGGTGCGCCTGGATGACGAGGCCGAGGTGCCCCGGGCGGTGGCCGACTACTTGAAGAACGAGAACCTGCCGTCGCAGGTCCGCATGGCGCCGCGCGACGACCTGCGCAAGCTGCCCTGGGACGGCCAGCCGCTGCTGGAGATCGCCGAAGGCATCGCTACGGCCGAGGATGCGACTTCGGTCACCGGCGCCTTCGCGGGGATCGCCGAGACCGGCACCCTGATGATGGCCTCGGGCCCCGAGGCGCCGATCACCCTCAACTTCCTGCCCGAGAACCACATCGTGGTGCTGCGCGCCTCCCAGGTGACCGGCACCTACGAGGAGGCCTGGGTGCGGCTGCGCGAACGGGCCGGGCCGGGCGAGATGCCGCGCGCGGTCAACATGATCACCGGCCCCTCGCGGTCCGGCGACATCGAGCAGACCATCCTGCTGGGCGCGCACGGTCCGCGCCGCCTGCACGTGCTGCTGGTCGACGACCGCGACGCGGCCGCGGGCTGA
- a CDS encoding LutB/LldF family L-lactate oxidation iron-sulfur protein, producing the protein MQSTSHAFKDNARAALANQTLQKAMKHVKTGFIDKRAKARARLPEFDALRDEARDIKNHTLANLDFYLERYEEKVTASGGQVHWAATAEDAVKAVLDICRRVEAKVVTKGKSMISEEIALNQALETAGLEVVETDLGEYIIQLRKEPPSHIIAPAVHLTKEQVEADFRHHHTELPSERQLSEPVQLVAEARRMLRRRFLEADVGITGANFLVAETGTSIIVTNEGNGDLTQTLPRVHIVVASLEKVVPNLEDASTILRVLARSATGQEFSSYTTLSTGPRRPDDLDGPEEYHVILLDNGRSNMLGGDFQDMLRCIRCGACMNHCPVYHAVGGHAYGWVYPGPMGSVLTPNLIGVDEAGHLPNASTFCGRCEAVCPMRIPLPKMMRHWREREFERHLSPPAVRFGLGLWAFVARRPRLYHFLTGWQARLLAHFGRARGRFDALPLLRGWTKHRDFPAPEGKTFQQLWAQQQQAGRQKEKVAR; encoded by the coding sequence ATGCAGAGCACTTCCCACGCCTTCAAGGACAACGCCCGCGCGGCGCTCGCCAACCAGACGCTGCAGAAGGCGATGAAGCACGTGAAGACCGGCTTCATCGACAAGCGCGCCAAGGCCCGCGCCCGCCTGCCGGAGTTCGATGCCCTGCGCGACGAGGCGCGCGACATCAAGAACCATACCCTGGCCAACCTGGATTTCTATCTGGAGCGCTACGAGGAGAAGGTGACCGCCAGCGGCGGCCAGGTCCACTGGGCCGCCACCGCCGAGGATGCGGTCAAGGCGGTGCTCGACATCTGCCGGCGCGTCGAGGCCAAGGTGGTGACCAAGGGCAAGTCGATGATCTCCGAGGAGATCGCCCTCAACCAGGCCCTGGAGACCGCCGGGCTGGAGGTGGTCGAGACCGACCTCGGCGAATACATCATCCAGCTGCGCAAGGAACCGCCGAGCCACATCATCGCGCCGGCGGTGCATCTGACCAAGGAACAGGTGGAGGCCGACTTCCGCCACCATCACACCGAGCTGCCCTCCGAGCGCCAGCTCAGCGAGCCGGTGCAGCTGGTGGCCGAGGCGCGGCGGATGCTGCGCCGCCGCTTCCTGGAGGCCGACGTCGGCATCACTGGCGCCAACTTCCTGGTGGCCGAGACCGGAACCTCGATCATCGTCACCAACGAAGGCAACGGCGATCTGACACAGACCCTGCCGCGGGTCCACATCGTGGTCGCCAGCCTGGAGAAGGTGGTCCCCAACCTGGAGGACGCCAGCACCATCCTGCGCGTCCTGGCGCGCTCGGCCACCGGCCAGGAGTTCTCTTCCTACACCACGCTCTCCACCGGGCCGCGCCGTCCGGACGACCTGGACGGGCCGGAGGAGTACCACGTCATCCTGCTCGACAACGGGCGCTCCAACATGCTGGGCGGCGACTTCCAGGACATGCTGCGCTGTATCCGCTGCGGCGCCTGCATGAACCACTGCCCGGTCTATCACGCGGTCGGCGGCCACGCTTACGGCTGGGTCTATCCCGGCCCCATGGGCTCGGTGCTGACGCCCAACCTGATCGGCGTCGACGAGGCCGGCCACCTGCCCAATGCCTCCACCTTCTGCGGGCGCTGCGAGGCGGTCTGCCCCATGCGCATCCCCTTGCCGAAGATGATGCGCCATTGGCGCGAGCGCGAGTTCGAACGCCACCTCTCCCCGCCGGCGGTGCGCTTCGGGCTCGGCCTCTGGGCCTTCGTCGCCCGCCGGCCCAGGCTCTACCACTTCCTCACCGGCTGGCAGGCGCGCCTGCTGGCTCATTTCGGGCGCGCGCGCGGGCGCTTCGATGCCCTGCCGCTGCTGCGCGGCTGGACCAAGCACCGCGATTTCCCGGCGCCCGAGGGCAAGACCTTCCAGCAGCTCTGGGCCCAGCAGCAGCAAGCAGGGCGGCAGAAAGAGAAAGTGGCCCGATGA
- a CDS encoding (Fe-S)-binding protein produces MADASLAEGHPRVGLFVTCLVDLMRPSVGFAAVKLLERAGCRVEVPQAQTCCGQPAYNSGDRADTRAIAEQTIKAFEGFDYVVAPSGSCAAMIREHYPSLFEKDAQMQAAAEDLAGRTWELVSFLTDVRGLARVDSRFEGKVTYHDSCSGLRELGVQAQPRKLLGTIAGVELTEMVEHDVCCGFGGTFCVKYPDISNKIVTSKTDNIIATGAGTLLAGDLGCLMNMAGKLQRRGADVEVRHVAEVLADMIDQPPIGEAGAGGAAGEGSD; encoded by the coding sequence ATGGCTGATGCATCGCTGGCCGAGGGGCATCCGCGCGTCGGACTTTTCGTGACCTGTCTGGTGGACCTGATGCGCCCCTCCGTCGGTTTTGCGGCGGTGAAGCTGCTGGAGCGGGCGGGCTGCAGGGTGGAGGTGCCGCAGGCCCAGACCTGCTGCGGCCAGCCGGCCTACAACTCCGGCGACCGGGCCGACACCCGGGCGATCGCGGAGCAGACCATCAAGGCTTTCGAGGGCTTCGACTACGTGGTGGCGCCCTCGGGCTCCTGCGCGGCCATGATCCGCGAGCACTACCCCAGCCTCTTCGAGAAAGATGCGCAGATGCAGGCGGCGGCCGAGGACCTGGCCGGGCGGACCTGGGAACTGGTCTCCTTCCTCACCGACGTGCGCGGCCTGGCCCGGGTCGACTCCCGCTTCGAGGGCAAGGTCACCTACCACGATTCCTGCTCCGGCCTGCGCGAGCTCGGCGTCCAGGCCCAGCCGCGCAAACTTCTCGGCACCATTGCCGGGGTGGAGCTGACCGAGATGGTGGAGCACGACGTCTGCTGCGGCTTCGGCGGCACCTTCTGCGTGAAGTATCCGGACATCTCCAACAAGATCGTGACATCCAAGACCGACAACATCATCGCGACCGGCGCCGGCACCCTGCTGGCCGGCGACCTGGGTTGCCTCATGAACATGGCCGGCAAGCTGCAGCGGCGCGGCGCGGACGTGGAGGTGCGCCACGTGGCCGAGGTGCTGGCCGACATGATCGATCAGCCGCCCATCGGTGAAGCCGGGGCTGGCGGTGCGGCCGGCGAAGGGAGCGACTGA
- a CDS encoding MltA domain-containing protein, producing the protein MKAAPLAGALLLAGLLAACEREAPPEKPAEPPKAEVELPPAEPTLLLEPVGFAALPGWEADEVAAALPALTRSCGRLLAQPDGRAVGPDALAGTVADWRGPCAALRQIPAGDDPKVLDAALRQILERHFQPFAVSNAGKREGLFTGYYEAELKAAAGPDAPGATPLYRVPDDLVTVDLALFRADLRGERLVGRVRDGRLVPYMTRKEIDAGALAGRGLELVWAADPVDAFFLHVQGSGRVVFPDGRVTRVGFAGSNGHAFYAIGRALIDEGAIDRKSASMQKIRDWLRANPEKAKEVMQRNARYIFFREITGEGPIGAQGVPLTPGRSLAVDSSLLPLGVPLYLDTTWPASDRPLRRLMVAQDVGSAIKGAVRGDFFWGSGEPALEQAGRMKQRGTYYLFLPKAVAERRKTAS; encoded by the coding sequence ATGAAAGCCGCGCCGCTGGCCGGCGCCTTGCTGTTGGCGGGGCTGCTGGCCGCCTGCGAACGCGAGGCGCCGCCGGAAAAGCCCGCCGAACCGCCGAAAGCCGAGGTTGAACTGCCGCCGGCGGAACCCACCCTGCTTTTGGAGCCGGTGGGCTTCGCGGCCCTGCCCGGCTGGGAGGCGGACGAGGTGGCCGCCGCCCTGCCGGCGCTGACCCGTTCCTGCGGGCGCTTGCTGGCGCAGCCCGACGGCCGGGCGGTAGGACCAGATGCCCTGGCCGGCACTGTCGCCGACTGGCGCGGCCCCTGCGCGGCTCTGCGGCAGATCCCGGCGGGCGACGATCCCAAAGTGCTGGATGCGGCGCTGCGTCAGATCCTGGAACGGCATTTCCAGCCCTTCGCCGTTTCCAACGCAGGCAAGCGCGAGGGCCTCTTCACCGGTTATTACGAAGCCGAATTGAAAGCCGCCGCCGGCCCCGACGCCCCCGGCGCGACGCCGCTCTACCGGGTGCCCGACGATCTGGTGACCGTCGACCTCGCGCTTTTCCGCGCCGATCTGCGCGGCGAGAGGCTGGTCGGCCGGGTCCGGGACGGCCGCCTGGTGCCCTACATGACCCGCAAGGAGATCGATGCCGGGGCGCTCGCCGGGCGCGGGCTGGAGCTGGTCTGGGCGGCCGACCCGGTGGACGCCTTCTTCCTGCACGTCCAGGGGTCGGGCCGCGTGGTCTTCCCCGACGGCCGGGTCACGCGGGTCGGCTTCGCCGGCTCCAACGGCCACGCCTTCTACGCCATCGGCCGGGCCCTGATCGACGAGGGCGCCATCGACCGCAAGAGCGCCTCCATGCAGAAGATCCGCGACTGGCTGCGCGCCAACCCGGAAAAGGCCAAGGAGGTGATGCAGCGCAACGCCCGTTACATCTTCTTCCGCGAGATCACCGGCGAAGGCCCCATCGGCGCCCAGGGCGTACCCCTGACGCCGGGCCGCAGCCTGGCGGTGGACTCTTCCCTGCTGCCGCTGGGCGTGCCGCTCTACCTCGACACCACCTGGCCGGCTTCGGACCGGCCGCTGCGCCGCCTCATGGTCGCCCAGGATGTCGGCAGCGCCATCAAGGGCGCGGTGCGCGGCGACTTCTTCTGGGGCTCCGGCGAGCCGGCACTGGAGCAGGCCGGGCGCATGAAGCAGCGCGGCACCTACTACCTCTTCCTGCCCAAGGCCGTTGCCGAGCGCCGCAAGACCGCGAGCTGA
- a CDS encoding Tim44/TimA family putative adaptor protein yields MSDGTFIEIVILAAVAAFFILKLRSVLGKRTGHEKRPDFDPFTQAEDRKGESGDDKVVQLPDRAGDRGTGRPLAEDEVFEAAREEAEAPEEEIADTPLAAGITQIRLADRDFDPRQFVSGARAAFEMIIGAFAQGDVKTLRPLLANEVYDDFAGAIKEREENKETLETTLIGITSAEIIEAEMQQKTAFVTVKFVSEQVNVTRDAEGRIVDGDPNHVAKVTDIWTFARNTRSRDPNWALVASRSPN; encoded by the coding sequence ATGAGCGACGGCACTTTCATAGAAATAGTCATTCTCGCTGCAGTCGCAGCCTTTTTTATCCTCAAGCTCCGTTCGGTGTTGGGTAAGCGGACCGGTCACGAGAAACGACCGGACTTTGATCCTTTCACCCAGGCCGAGGATCGTAAGGGCGAGAGCGGCGACGACAAGGTGGTCCAGCTTCCCGACCGGGCCGGTGACCGCGGGACCGGGCGGCCCCTGGCCGAGGACGAGGTCTTCGAGGCCGCGCGCGAGGAAGCCGAGGCGCCCGAGGAGGAGATCGCCGACACCCCCCTGGCCGCCGGCATCACCCAGATCAGGCTCGCCGACCGCGATTTCGATCCGCGCCAGTTCGTTTCCGGCGCGCGCGCCGCCTTCGAGATGATCATCGGCGCCTTCGCCCAGGGCGACGTGAAGACCCTGCGCCCGCTGCTGGCCAACGAGGTCTACGACGACTTCGCCGGCGCCATCAAGGAGCGCGAGGAGAACAAGGAAACCCTGGAAACGACGCTGATCGGCATCACCTCGGCCGAGATCATCGAGGCCGAGATGCAGCAGAAGACGGCTTTCGTGACCGTGAAGTTCGTCTCCGAGCAGGTCAACGTGACCCGCGACGCCGAGGGCCGCATCGTCGACGGCGATCCCAACCATGTCGCCAAGGTCACCGACATCTGGACCTTCGCCCGCAACACCCGCAGCCGCGACCCCAACTGGGCGCTGGTTGCCAGCCGCAGCCCCAACTGA
- a CDS encoding FxsA family protein: protein MALILLALFIGLPLLEVAVFIQVGEAIGVWPTIAATVATALAGSLLLRTQGLAALTRARAQMDQGQLPAREMFEGVCLVLAGALLLVPGFVTDAIGLLLFVPPARELLRLMIARHIAAKAARGEARVFVDGVEVRPDGPGRDDSRGGGPRQGPRQGPGRGPVIDGDYEDLSSDGGKDGEDGRNASDLRRLGR, encoded by the coding sequence ATGGCCCTCATTCTCCTGGCCCTCTTTATAGGCCTGCCGCTGCTGGAAGTCGCGGTCTTCATCCAGGTCGGCGAGGCGATCGGCGTCTGGCCGACCATCGCCGCCACCGTCGCCACGGCCCTGGCCGGGTCCCTGCTGCTGCGCACCCAGGGCCTGGCCGCGCTGACGCGCGCCCGCGCCCAGATGGACCAGGGCCAGCTGCCGGCCCGCGAGATGTTCGAAGGGGTCTGCCTGGTGCTGGCCGGCGCGCTGCTGCTGGTGCCGGGCTTCGTCACCGATGCGATCGGTCTGCTTTTGTTCGTCCCGCCGGCACGCGAACTGCTGCGCCTGATGATCGCCCGCCATATCGCCGCCAAGGCCGCGCGCGGCGAAGCCCGGGTCTTCGTCGACGGGGTCGAGGTCCGGCCCGATGGTCCGGGGAGGGACGATTCGCGAGGCGGCGGCCCCCGGCAGGGCCCCCGTCAGGGCCCTGGACGCGGTCCGGTGATCGACGGCGACTACGAAGACCTTTCCTCGGACGGCGGCAAGGACGGCGAAGACGGCCGGAACGCCTCGGACCTGAGGAGGCTTGGCCGGTGA
- a CDS encoding histidine phosphatase family protein has protein sequence MILVRHGQSHFNVHFAKTRIDPGIVDPRLTEEGERQARAAGESLANCGVRRIVASPYWRTLHTAEIIAEALGLPVSIDPRVRERYSFSCDVGSHRAELARRWPRFSFGDLPERWWPEDEESETALAERCRGFRDSHLAENAWDGLLVVSHWGFIRGLTGEAVGNGVALRFDPVGGAAAPAF, from the coding sequence GTGATCCTGGTGCGCCATGGGCAGTCCCACTTCAACGTTCATTTCGCCAAGACCCGCATCGACCCGGGGATCGTCGACCCGCGCCTGACCGAGGAGGGCGAGCGCCAGGCCCGGGCGGCCGGCGAAAGCCTGGCCAACTGCGGCGTCCGGCGCATCGTCGCCAGCCCCTATTGGCGCACCCTGCACACCGCCGAGATCATCGCCGAGGCCCTGGGCCTGCCGGTCAGCATCGATCCCCGGGTGCGCGAGCGCTATTCCTTCTCCTGCGACGTGGGCAGCCACCGCGCGGAACTGGCCCGCCGCTGGCCGCGGTTCAGCTTCGGCGACCTGCCGGAACGCTGGTGGCCGGAAGACGAGGAGAGCGAAACCGCCCTGGCCGAGCGTTGCCGCGGCTTTCGAGACAGCCACTTGGCGGAGAACGCCTGGGACGGACTGCTGGTGGTGAGCCACTGGGGCTTCATCCGCGGTCTGACCGGCGAAGCGGTGGGCAATGGCGTCGCCCTGCGTTTCGATCCGGTCGGCGGAGCGGCCGCCCCGGCCTTCTGA
- the secB gene encoding protein-export chaperone SecB, giving the protein MAEEAAQPQLTINTQYVKDHSFENPNAPGIYGSMRSGKPDINVSVDVTPTQLQDQVYEVVLSLRAEAKIGDTAAFLVELDYAAVVSLGADLTEQLREHLIMIEVPRHLFPFARAILADDTRDGGFPPLMMGPIDFAQLYMSRKPAEAAAEKGGEETPANGANGQG; this is encoded by the coding sequence ATGGCCGAAGAAGCCGCTCAGCCGCAGCTGACCATCAACACCCAGTACGTGAAGGACCACTCCTTCGAGAACCCCAATGCGCCGGGCATCTACGGCAGCATGCGATCCGGCAAGCCCGACATCAACGTCAGCGTCGACGTGACTCCGACGCAGCTTCAGGATCAGGTCTACGAAGTCGTGCTGTCGCTGCGCGCCGAGGCCAAGATCGGCGATACCGCGGCCTTTCTGGTGGAGCTCGACTACGCCGCGGTGGTGAGCCTGGGCGCCGACCTGACCGAGCAGCTGCGCGAACACCTGATCATGATCGAGGTGCCGCGTCACCTCTTCCCCTTCGCCCGCGCCATCCTGGCCGACGACACCCGCGACGGCGGCTTCCCGCCGCTGATGATGGGGCCGATAGACTTCGCCCAGCTCTACATGAGCCGCAAGCCGGCGGAGGCCGCCGCCGAGAAGGGCGGCGAAGAAACCCCCGCGAACGGAGCCAACGGACAGGGTTGA
- the dnaQ gene encoding DNA polymerase III subunit epsilon: protein MREIVLDTETTGLDPAAGHRIVEIAGLELLHHIPTGRTYREYINPERDMPEEAERIHGLSEDFLKDKPVFSEVAQSFLDFIGDAKLVIHNASFDMKFLNAELRDAGHERLSMERAIDTVALARERFPGAQVNLDALCRRFEIDNSARTFHGALLDCELLAEVYLELRGGRQPGLVLESQRKTVRAAAPVNREVRPPRPHAASPGEKAAHEAMLEKLSDPLWRA from the coding sequence ATGCGTGAAATCGTTCTCGACACCGAAACCACCGGCCTGGACCCGGCGGCCGGCCACCGCATTGTCGAGATCGCGGGGCTGGAATTGCTGCACCACATTCCGACCGGGCGGACCTATCGCGAGTACATCAACCCGGAACGCGACATGCCGGAAGAGGCCGAGCGCATTCACGGCCTCAGCGAGGACTTCCTGAAGGACAAGCCGGTCTTCTCGGAGGTTGCCCAGAGCTTCCTCGACTTCATCGGCGACGCCAAGCTGGTCATCCACAACGCCAGCTTCGACATGAAGTTCCTCAATGCCGAACTGCGGGACGCGGGCCACGAGCGGCTTTCCATGGAGCGCGCCATCGACACCGTCGCCCTGGCGCGGGAGCGTTTTCCCGGTGCCCAGGTAAATCTCGATGCGCTCTGCCGGCGCTTCGAGATCGACAATTCGGCGCGCACCTTTCACGGCGCGCTGCTGGACTGCGAGCTGCTGGCGGAGGTCTACCTGGAACTGCGCGGCGGCCGTCAGCCGGGCCTGGTGCTGGAAAGCCAGCGCAAGACGGTCCGCGCCGCCGCCCCCGTCAATCGCGAGGTACGGCCGCCGCGGCCCCACGCGGCCAGCCCTGGGGAAAAGGCCGCGCACGAAGCCATGCTGGAAAAACTGAGCGACCCGCTCTGGCGCGCCTGA
- the coaE gene encoding dephospho-CoA kinase (Dephospho-CoA kinase (CoaE) performs the final step in coenzyme A biosynthesis.), whose protein sequence is MLVVGLTGSIGMGKTTAATMLRRLGLPVHEADAAVHRLMARGGAAVDTVAAAFPGVDKDGAIDRGRLAAKVLGDPAALSRLEGILHPLVRAEAQAFLARQARQHRPLAVLDIPLLFETGGDALCDAVIVVSAPPAVQRARVLARPGMTEAKLQAVLERQMPDAEKRRRADFVVQTGLTKGHSLRQLTAIVTLLREEARRRRRRKSGNRPGKRHA, encoded by the coding sequence ATGCTGGTCGTCGGGCTGACGGGGTCCATCGGTATGGGCAAGACGACCGCCGCCACCATGCTGCGGCGCCTCGGCCTGCCGGTTCACGAGGCCGATGCGGCCGTTCACCGGCTGATGGCGCGTGGCGGCGCGGCGGTGGACACCGTGGCGGCCGCCTTTCCCGGTGTCGACAAGGACGGCGCCATCGACCGCGGCCGCCTGGCGGCGAAGGTCCTGGGCGATCCCGCCGCCTTGAGCCGGCTGGAAGGCATTCTCCACCCCCTCGTCCGCGCCGAGGCGCAGGCCTTCCTCGCCAGGCAGGCCCGCCAGCACCGGCCGCTGGCGGTGCTCGACATCCCTTTGCTGTTCGAGACCGGCGGCGATGCCCTCTGCGACGCGGTTATCGTGGTCTCGGCCCCGCCGGCGGTTCAGCGCGCCCGGGTGCTCGCCCGCCCGGGCATGACCGAGGCGAAGCTGCAGGCCGTGCTCGAGCGACAGATGCCGGACGCGGAAAAGCGCCGGCGCGCCGATTTCGTGGTGCAGACGGGCCTGACCAAGGGCCACAGCTTGCGCCAGCTCACGGCCATCGTCACACTGCTGCGGGAAGAAGCCCGGCGCCGCCGCCGGCGCAAATCGGGAAACCGTCCGGGAAAACGTCATGCGTGA